One Pseudodesulfovibrio cashew DNA window includes the following coding sequences:
- a CDS encoding DUF2569 family protein, which produces MGESGSQNELVLCHGKDGLPKLGGWLLLLAAGQLLTIGVRAWDISGLMETIRHVDPAAMDLVLPIFRFEIGVAVSQIVLSAGLLFLLLTKRRLFVRAYIVAMIAMHLMNIVDLLWLRSMVYLMFNEMAMMLGRIAAGVVASGLWIWYLLVSRRVKLTLIR; this is translated from the coding sequence ATGGGCGAAAGCGGCTCACAGAATGAATTGGTACTATGCCACGGCAAGGATGGCTTGCCCAAGCTGGGTGGCTGGCTTTTGCTGCTCGCCGCCGGTCAGCTCCTGACCATCGGGGTGCGGGCCTGGGACATCTCAGGTCTGATGGAGACCATCCGCCACGTGGACCCCGCCGCCATGGACCTGGTGCTTCCCATCTTTCGTTTCGAGATCGGGGTGGCCGTCAGCCAGATAGTGCTCTCGGCGGGGCTGCTGTTCCTGCTGCTGACCAAGCGACGGCTGTTTGTCCGGGCCTACATAGTGGCGATGATCGCCATGCACCTGATGAATATCGTTGATCTGCTCTGGCTCCGCTCCATGGTTTATCTCATGTTCAACGAGATGGCCATGATGCTAGGCAGGATCGCGGCGGGCGTTGTCGCCTCCGGCCTGTGGATATGGTATCTGCTCGTGTCTCGTCGGGTGAAGTTGACCCTGATCCGTTGA
- a CDS encoding extracellular solute-binding protein → MPVFRYALLCIPALCLAAIFAFGGCSDAPKDEVVVYVSVDRQHAEPVLVAYEKQTGVRVKAVYDVEAAKVTGLVNRLIQEREAPVADVFWNGEIVQTMRLKERGVLASYDCPATRSLSNTYRDPDGYWHGAGGRARVIIANTDRLDKGSMPSGLEDFLAPGTDPKTMGIAMPLFGTTATHAAALYAIWGPDRAEEFFSRLRDKGVLVVNGNSEVRDMVADGRMAWGLTDTDDAYGAVKRGAPVKIILPDQNGLGTLVIPYTVGLIKGGPNTEQGRWLIDYLVGTKAEAMLIRSGFSQLSAHGNPTPGRWEGIKTMDVTFEDTLRQMKTSHEDLRRIFLQ, encoded by the coding sequence ATGCCAGTATTCCGATACGCCCTCCTCTGTATTCCTGCGCTCTGCCTTGCGGCGATCTTCGCCTTTGGCGGCTGCTCTGACGCGCCCAAGGACGAGGTGGTGGTATACGTTTCCGTGGACCGCCAACATGCCGAGCCGGTCCTCGTGGCGTACGAGAAGCAAACCGGCGTGAGGGTCAAGGCGGTATACGACGTGGAGGCGGCCAAGGTCACGGGCCTGGTAAACCGGCTCATCCAGGAGCGTGAGGCCCCAGTTGCCGACGTCTTCTGGAACGGCGAGATAGTCCAGACCATGCGGCTCAAGGAACGCGGCGTGCTCGCGTCCTACGACTGTCCCGCGACCCGTTCGCTCTCCAACACCTACCGCGACCCCGACGGATACTGGCACGGGGCCGGAGGGCGAGCGCGGGTGATCATCGCCAACACCGACAGGCTCGACAAAGGCAGCATGCCCTCGGGCCTGGAGGATTTCCTCGCCCCGGGCACCGACCCAAAGACCATGGGCATCGCCATGCCCCTGTTCGGCACCACGGCCACCCACGCCGCCGCGCTCTATGCCATCTGGGGACCGGATAGGGCCGAAGAATTCTTCTCCCGCCTTCGCGACAAGGGAGTGCTCGTGGTCAACGGCAACTCCGAGGTCCGCGACATGGTGGCCGACGGCCGCATGGCCTGGGGCCTGACCGACACGGACGACGCATACGGGGCCGTAAAACGGGGCGCTCCCGTCAAGATAATCCTCCCTGACCAAAACGGTCTGGGCACCCTGGTCATACCGTATACCGTCGGCCTGATCAAAGGCGGCCCCAACACGGAACAGGGACGCTGGCTCATCGATTACCTCGTAGGGACCAAGGCCGAAGCCATGCTCATCAGGTCCGGCTTCAGCCAGCTCAGCGCCCACGGCAATCCGACTCCGGGCAGATGGGAGGGCATCAAAACCATGGACGTCACCTTCGAGGACACCCTGCGCCAGATGAAAACGTCGCACGAAGATCTCAGGCGGATCTTCCTGCAATAA
- a CDS encoding ABC transporter permease subunit: MGYASPTATRITRAGAACFLLLVLAPMFASALDGDSLIETLRLSLPTGRKGALLLNSLSLAALTAALTTLLGALTGIAMLTPGRLPTRLKLLFPALFLVPPHIHSLAWSRLFHWTASLFGLPLANGLPAAAWVQTMHLLPLGAGLAALALAHLDRAGIETGLTMAEPGAVWRSIVLPQATPMLLAGVGLAFVLSLVDYGIPSLFQVNTYAMEIFAEFSASGQAARPLALSLALLVPSGAVLAATHRGLRKVLLAPSRKTEGAFLPPWPVAWRPLRLLGSAIALVQAAVPLTVLVLGLSKGTTGGSTVLGSLGELVYSLAVSAAAALLALLPALGYARVMQRGGSLRWLLPLVALAIPAPLTGAGLIALFRGTPLMGSDLLPALASACRFMPAAALILAAALSHLPEDRLEAGLVFAGNESRFARKIFLPLLAPGLAAALLLVFALALGELGATLMVCPPGRGTVTMKIYNYLHAGTFDAVAGLCLATLGLVLGGMLFAQRMAFGDKIGRRPSC; the protein is encoded by the coding sequence ATGGGGTACGCATCACCAACAGCCACCAGGATAACGCGCGCTGGCGCAGCCTGCTTCCTGCTCCTGGTCCTCGCCCCGATGTTCGCCTCGGCCCTCGACGGCGATTCCCTGATCGAGACACTTAGACTGTCGCTGCCCACGGGCCGCAAGGGAGCCCTGCTCCTGAACAGCCTCTCCCTGGCCGCGCTCACCGCCGCCCTGACCACGCTTCTGGGCGCGCTCACCGGCATCGCCATGCTCACGCCGGGCAGGCTCCCGACACGTCTCAAGCTCCTCTTCCCGGCCCTGTTTCTGGTCCCGCCACACATCCATTCCCTGGCCTGGTCCCGCCTCTTCCACTGGACAGCCTCCCTTTTCGGCCTACCCCTGGCAAACGGCCTGCCCGCCGCAGCATGGGTCCAGACCATGCATCTGCTGCCGCTCGGCGCGGGCCTGGCGGCCCTGGCCCTGGCCCATCTCGACCGCGCCGGCATTGAGACGGGCCTGACCATGGCCGAACCCGGAGCGGTCTGGCGCTCCATAGTCCTGCCCCAGGCCACGCCCATGCTGCTGGCCGGAGTCGGCCTCGCCTTTGTCCTCTCTCTGGTGGACTACGGCATCCCGTCCCTGTTCCAGGTAAATACTTACGCAATGGAGATATTCGCCGAATTCAGCGCCAGCGGACAGGCAGCCCGCCCTCTGGCGCTCTCGCTGGCCCTGCTCGTGCCGTCGGGAGCGGTCCTGGCCGCCACCCACCGGGGGCTGCGCAAGGTCCTGCTCGCCCCATCCCGAAAGACGGAGGGAGCGTTTCTTCCCCCTTGGCCGGTAGCGTGGCGACCGCTCCGCCTCCTGGGCTCGGCCATCGCCCTTGTCCAAGCCGCCGTCCCCCTGACGGTGCTGGTCCTGGGGCTGTCAAAGGGGACGACGGGTGGCTCCACCGTGCTCGGCTCATTGGGCGAGCTGGTTTACTCCCTGGCCGTGTCCGCAGCCGCCGCACTCCTGGCCCTGCTCCCGGCCCTCGGCTACGCCCGCGTCATGCAACGAGGCGGCAGCCTCCGCTGGCTTCTGCCCCTGGTGGCGCTGGCCATCCCCGCTCCGTTGACGGGAGCCGGGCTCATTGCCCTGTTTCGCGGCACCCCGCTCATGGGGAGCGACCTGCTCCCGGCCCTTGCCTCGGCCTGCCGATTCATGCCCGCCGCCGCTCTGATCCTGGCCGCCGCCCTGTCGCACCTTCCCGAGGACCGGTTGGAGGCGGGCCTGGTCTTCGCGGGAAACGAAAGCCGCTTTGCCCGGAAGATCTTTCTTCCCCTGCTGGCTCCGGGCCTGGCCGCCGCTCTACTCCTGGTCTTCGCCCTGGCCCTGGGCGAACTGGGCGCGACCCTGATGGTCTGTCCGCCGGGCCGGGGCACGGTGACCATGAAGATCTACAACTACCTGCATGCCGGGACATTCGACGCCGTGGCCGGACTCTGCCTGGCCACCCTCGGGCTGGTGCTGGGAGGAATGCTCTTCGCCCAGCGGATGGCCTTTGGGGACAAAATCGGGAGGAGGCCTTCATGCTGA